ATCATGACAAGCCTCTAAGAACTTTAGGCTTATGAGACTTTTTGGACCCCTGTGTCTACAAGACAATCGTGCTTAAAATAAACAGCTCCCCTCATGTTTCTGTAGAGATGACTAATGCTGTACAGCTCAACCTGTAATGTGCTGTTTTCCGTAGCAATGGGACATGTCATTGCTAATGGTTTGGAGCTGATTGGCACTGGAAGTTTGGTGCGGCTCAGCAGAGAGCTGGACAGTGCGATGAGAACAATGATGATGCTTTCAATATCACAGCCACTGACTGAGCGGGAGAAGCTTCATGTAGCAGCGTTGGACATGTTTGCTAGTGGGTAAGTCCCCTGTCACCCCACTTAAATATCTGTGATGAGTTTTAGGTACCGCAGGTGGAAACAGTAGTAGGTGATAGTGTTTCCTGACATTAGGTGACATGTAGCAAAGGATCAGGGTGAGGTGTCAGTGGTTGTTCTTGCATTTCTCTCTCCATACTGTAATCACCATGACTATCCCAGACGCGAGGCCTGCTGAGAAGAGATTAACCACTgatctgttgtattttttttactaccGTTTTTAACAGTACCGGCAGGCCGTGCCCATCGCAGCCAGGAGCCACGGGCTGGAGGCCGGTGAGCCAGGCTATCCCATCAGCCGTAAGGCTCCCCATAAACTCTCCGCATGGCGAAGAAAATGcaagatttaaacaaaataaagaaaaaaagaacaattctgCGGTCTGCCTGTGATCAAAGTGAACGACCTGGAGGATGCCCCCAGCTTTATGAGTAAGAAATTGGGGGGTTGACCAAGCTGACCAGTCTTCCCAATTGACCTGGACATCTTCCCCTCGCTGGCGGCTAGTGTGCGGGCACGGCTTTACAGCGGAGAAGCCGACTAATCCCCTCGCAGGCCATGAAGCAGGATTGTGGAGACCACGGTTTATTTatgaacataaataaataaactttgaCAGGCAAATATTTCAAGATAAAGGTGGTCGTGAATACTAAACCTTTTCTTGTTCATATGAGAAGAtaaaccatttttcttccattta
The Falco peregrinus isolate bFalPer1 chromosome 6, bFalPer1.pri, whole genome shotgun sequence genome window above contains:
- the LOC129784791 gene encoding tetratricopeptide repeat protein 38-like isoform X2, which codes for MAPLRDCQYATWTSNESLGGIEGRLSKLKAADPNFTMGHVIANGLELIGTGSLVRLSRELDSAMRTMMMLSISQPLTEREKLHVAALDMFASGTGRPCPSQPGATGWRPVSQAIPSAVRLPINSPHGEENARFKQNKEKKNNSAVCL
- the LOC129784791 gene encoding tetratricopeptide repeat protein 38-like isoform X1, which codes for MAPLRDCQAWQDAGLVLSTTSNEACKLFDAALTQYATWTSNESLGGIEGRLSKLKAADPNFTMGHVIANGLELIGTGSLVRLSRELDSAMRTMMMLSISQPLTEREKLHVAALDMFASGTGRPCPSQPGATGWRPVSQAIPSAVRLPINSPHGEENARFKQNKEKKNNSAVCL